The Salvelinus sp. IW2-2015 linkage group LG31, ASM291031v2, whole genome shotgun sequence genome window below encodes:
- the LOC111956069 gene encoding splicing factor 3A subunit 3: METILEQQRRYHEEKERLLDAKTKEMMHKKTTLREQINSDHRTRAMLDRYMDVSSTVREAYEDKDGMRKDELNAISGPNEFAEFYNRLKQIKEFHRKHPNEICVPMSVEFDELVKARENPTEETQNMVEFSDEEAYGRYLDLHDCYRKFINLKGAEKLEYISYLSSFDQLFDVSKDRKNAEYKKYLEMLLEYLQDYTERVKPLLDQNDLYGKILGEFEKKWEMGTFPGWPKETSSALTHAGAHLDLSAFSSWEELASLGLDRLKSALMALGLKCGGTLEERAQRLFSTKGKSLESLDPSLFAKNPKSKGPKKDTERNKEVAFLESQVYEYVEILGEQRQLTHENVQRKQARTGEEREEEEEEQLSESESEDEDNEIIYNPKNLPLGWDGKPIPYWLYKLHGLNINYNCEICGNYTYRGPKAFQRHFAEWRHAHGMRCLGIPNTAHFANVTQIEDAVSLWSKLKSQKASERWQPDTEEEYEDSSGNVVNKKTYEDLKRQGLL; the protein is encoded by the exons ATGGAGACGATTTTAGAACAACAACGTCGCTACCATGAGGAGAAGGAAAGGCTGTTGGATGCCAAAACTAAGGAAATGATGCATAAGAAAACCACG TTACGCGAACAAATAAACTCAGACCATCGAACAAGAGCAATGTTGGAT AGATACATGGATGTGAGCTCAACTGTCAGGGAAGCATATGAAGACAAAGATGg AATGAGGAAGGATGAACTGAACGCCATCTCAGGACCAAATGAGTTTGCAGAGTTCTACAACAGACTAAAACAGATCAAGGAGTTCCACAGGAAGCATCCTAATGAG ATCTGTGTGCCCATGTCTGTGGAGTTTGACGAGCTGGTCAAGGCTAGAGAGAACCCAACTGAAGAAACACAGA ACATGGTGGAGTTCAGTGATGAGGAAGCTTACGGACGCTACCTGGATCTTCATGACTGCTATCGGAAGTTCATCAACCTGAAAGGGGCAGAG AAACTGGAGTACATCAGCTACCTTTCCTCATTCGACCAGCTGTTTGATGTCTCCAAGGACAGAAagaatgctgaatacaaaaa GTACTTAGAGATGCTACTGGAATACCTTCAGGACTACACAGAGAGAGTCAAACCTCTGCTGGACCAGAATGATCTCTACGGCAAGATCCTGGGAGAGTTTGAGAAGAAGTGGGAGATGGGGACCTTCCCTGGCTGGCCA AAAGAGACGAGCAGTGCTCTGACCCACGCCGGAGCTCATCTAGACCTTTCTGCTTTCTCCTCTTGGGAGGAGTTGGCTTCCCTGGGTCTGGACAGGTTGAAGTCTGCCCTTATGGCCCTGGGCCTGAAATGTGGAGG AACCCTGGAAGAGAGAGCTCAGAGGCTGTTTAGCACCAAAGGAAAATCCCTGGAATCTCTGGATCCCTCCTTGTTTGCCAAGAACCCYAAGTCCAAGGGACCCAAGAA AGACACAGAGCGTAACAAAGAAGTCGCCTTCCTGGAGTCTCAGGTTTATGAGTATGTGGAAATCTTGGGG GAGCAGAGGCAGCTGACCCATGAGAACGTGCAGAGGAAGCAGGCccggacaggagaagagagagaggaggaagaggaggagcagctcagtgagagtgagagtgaagatGAGGACAACGAGATAATCTACAACCCCAAGAACCTGCCTCTCGGCTGGGATGGAAAG CCCATTCCATACTGGCTGTACAAACTCCATGGCCTGAACATCAACTATAACTGTGAGATCTGTGGAAACTACACGTACAGAGGACCCAAGGCCTTCCAGAGGCACTTTGCA GAGTGGCGTCACGCCCATGGCATGCGCTGCCTGGGAATCCCCAACACGGCTCACTTTGCCAACGTCACCCAGATCGAGGACGCTGTCTCTC TATGGTCAAAGCTGAAGTCACAGAAGGCATCAGAGCGGTGGCAACCAGATACAGAGGAGGAGTACGAGGACTCCAGTGGAAACGTGGTCAACAAGAAGACCTACGAGGACCTGAAGAGACAGGGTCTGCTGTAG